The Vallitalea longa nucleotide sequence TATGACTGTTGGTACTTTAATCGTATTTGGATTCTTAAAGGGATTTCAGCCTATTGCAGGATTCAGTTACGGTGCAAAAAAGTATAATCGCTTGCACGAAGCAATTAAAATTTCCACTATTTGGTCAACTATATTTTGTATTATTTTTGGCTTGATAGTCAATGTATTCTCAGAGAGAATTATGTTGCTCTTTACCAAAGTAGATATGGAAATGATTCATATCGGCCAGATTGCTTTACGGGTAAATGGGCTATCATTTATGCTGTTTGGTTTCTATACGGTATACTCATCCTTGTTCCTTGTGATGGGAAAGGCTAAGGAAGGTTGTTTCATTGGTGCTTGCAGACAGGGAATTTGCTTTGTACCAGTCATCCTGATTCTTCCAAGACTCCTTGGATTGAATGGTGTTCTTTATGCACAACCGATTGCTGATGTAATTTCTGCAATTATCACTATGCTTATGGCTATCCATCTTCATAAAGAATTGGCTGTTGCAAAGTCCTACGCGCTTTCTTTGAAGCAGGAGTATTGATTGTCAGAAATGGGGAATTAAGTAATAATAAATTAAAAGATACATAGAGTATTTATAACGGATATAGAATCAAACCATCATTAAAATGGATGAGCCCAATTGAATATAGGTTTCATCTTAATGATGTAAAAACAATAGCGTAGCAGTAAAAACTACTACGCTATACGTTCTAACTTTATGGGGGCGCAAAATATAATTGATTTCCCTCTAACTCAAAGCTTCCTCCACTTTATAAGCATAAGCGAATCCATTATACTTCAATTCCGGTTTTGCAAAAAGATTGCTGTGAATAGCATTGATTCGCTTGAATCCATAATGATCATAAAATCCATAATTACATCCGGCATCTGTCATCAAGATTATACTTCTTATATTTTGGTTCTTACAGTAATTAATATATCTATTCATCAATTTTTTGCCTAATCCGTTTCCTCTGGTTTTTTCATCCACAAAAAACAAGTTGATTTCATTATCGTATCTATTTGAATCTTTCATTATTTTATTGTTTTCTTCATACAAGATAAATAAAGTATTCATAGCCGCTTTTCTTTTTCCTAGTTTACCTGTTAACCATTTATATATAAAGTTAATACCAAATCCTATATGCTTTATTGACTTTTTCTTAATAATTGGTCCAGCCATTAAAATTCCAACTAATTTATCGTTTTCATCAGCGACTAGATCACAATATTTACTGCTGATTATAGAATATTGGAAAAATATTTTGTATAAATAAATGTTATCTTTGAGTCCTTCAAAACTTTTATCATAATGCCACGTTTTTCTCATCATTTTTGCTGCATCCAATGTATATGAACTTTTATAATTAACAAATTTGAATCCCATGTATTACCTCCTGATTTTATAGATTTTAATCTTGTAATATAGATAATATGTATTGAATTGAAATTCAGTTAATAATTTTTGTATGATTGTGATTATTATTTGTCCTGCTCTGCTTTTTTCAATGATTTTTGCCTATGAATCATTTGTTTTTGATTTCTTCATCCACCAAGGATTTGAAATGAAGTGTTAGGACAAGAAGTATTTCATTAAATTTTTGTATATCTTCTTTTGTATATTGTTCTTCAATTTCAGTAACAGCATTATCAAGTGATAGATCATATACTTTGAATAAGTCTTCTGCTTGATGAGTAATCGTAAGA carries:
- a CDS encoding GNAT family N-acetyltransferase — encoded protein: MGFKFVNYKSSYTLDAAKMMRKTWHYDKSFEGLKDNIYLYKIFFQYSIISSKYCDLVADENDKLVGILMAGPIIKKKSIKHIGFGINFIYKWLTGKLGKRKAAMNTLFILYEENNKIMKDSNRYDNEINLFFVDEKTRGNGLGKKLMNRYINYCKNQNIRSIILMTDAGCNYGFYDHYGFKRINAIHSNLFAKPELKYNGFAYAYKVEEALS